The Kutzneria kofuensis genome has a window encoding:
- a CDS encoding mechanosensitive ion channel domain-containing protein, with translation MTGTEEKAVRLRRPLLWVVLSVVCLIVVNAPDAGLIPIHDRAVQKAISLVGALLFVITGVLATRRIAGVVDARFRRRGLGSAGSILAVVISAAGYCVVVLTALSVLAIPLQQLVVGGALTGVVVGIAAQQTLGNVFAGLMILMVRPFRVGDTIEVRSGALNGPFTGRVRALGLTYVTLAAENGTLLLPNAGVLAAGVTVGLHDPE, from the coding sequence ATGACCGGAACGGAGGAGAAAGCTGTCCGACTGCGCCGGCCACTGCTCTGGGTGGTGCTTTCCGTTGTCTGCCTGATCGTGGTGAACGCCCCCGACGCGGGGTTGATCCCGATCCACGACCGCGCCGTGCAGAAGGCGATCTCGCTCGTCGGCGCGCTGCTGTTCGTGATCACCGGCGTGCTCGCCACCAGGCGGATCGCCGGTGTCGTCGATGCCCGGTTCCGCCGTCGGGGCCTGGGCTCCGCGGGGTCGATCCTGGCCGTGGTGATCTCGGCCGCCGGCTACTGCGTCGTCGTGCTGACCGCGCTGAGCGTGCTGGCGATTCCGCTGCAGCAGTTGGTGGTCGGCGGCGCGTTGACCGGTGTCGTCGTCGGTATCGCCGCCCAGCAGACCCTCGGCAACGTGTTCGCCGGCCTGATGATCCTGATGGTGCGACCCTTTCGGGTCGGCGACACCATCGAGGTGCGCTCCGGCGCGCTGAACGGGCCGTTCACCGGCCGGGTGCGGGCCCTGGGGCTGACCTACGTGACGCTGGCGGCCGAGAACGGCACCCTGTTGCTGCCCAACGCCGGGGTGCTGGCCGCCGGCGTCACCGTCGGCCTGCACGATCCGGAGTGA
- the ku gene encoding non-homologous end joining protein Ku — MARSIWSGSISFGLVTIPVALFSATEDHTVHFNQFERGTSDRIRYQRVNERTGKEVEYADIVRGHEVGDGEYVLVEPDELAAIAPGRSKSIEITGFVDLDEIDPIHFQKTYWLAPAKEEYGRPYALLTEALDKTNRVGIASFVMRGKQYLTDIRADDGVLALDTLYYADEIRDPHKMLDTLPSGNRPHANELKMATQLIESMAMPWRPRDFRDTYTRKVHKLIEDKRKGREIVVEAEPPEPTETTDLLEALRRSVENSGRRGANSGRRGKGPSKPSRVDVSGASKSELDQAARELGIKGRSKMKRDELASAVKRASRKAS, encoded by the coding sequence ATGGCCCGGTCGATCTGGAGCGGCTCCATCAGCTTCGGGCTGGTGACGATCCCGGTCGCCCTGTTCAGCGCCACCGAGGACCACACCGTCCACTTCAACCAGTTCGAGCGCGGCACCTCCGACCGGATCCGCTACCAGCGCGTCAACGAGCGGACCGGCAAGGAGGTCGAGTACGCCGACATCGTGCGCGGGCACGAGGTCGGCGACGGCGAGTACGTGCTGGTCGAGCCGGACGAGCTGGCGGCGATCGCGCCGGGCCGGTCCAAGTCCATCGAGATCACCGGCTTCGTCGACCTGGACGAGATCGACCCGATCCACTTCCAGAAGACGTACTGGCTCGCGCCGGCCAAGGAGGAGTACGGCCGGCCGTACGCGCTGCTGACCGAGGCGCTGGACAAGACCAACCGGGTCGGCATCGCCTCGTTCGTCATGCGGGGTAAGCAATATCTCACCGACATCCGCGCCGACGACGGCGTGCTGGCGCTGGACACGCTGTACTACGCCGACGAGATCCGTGACCCGCACAAGATGCTCGACACGCTGCCCAGCGGCAACCGTCCGCACGCCAACGAGCTCAAGATGGCGACGCAGTTGATCGAATCCATGGCGATGCCGTGGCGGCCGCGTGACTTCCGTGACACCTACACCCGCAAGGTGCACAAGCTCATCGAGGACAAACGCAAGGGCCGGGAGATCGTCGTCGAGGCCGAGCCGCCGGAGCCGACCGAGACCACGGACCTGCTGGAGGCGCTGCGTCGCAGCGTGGAGAACAGCGGGCGGCGCGGGGCGAACAGCGGGCGACGGGGCAAGGGCCCGTCGAAACCGTCCCGAGTGGACGTTTCCGGGGCCAGCAAGTCCGAGCTGGACCAGGCCGCCCGGGAGCTCGGCATCAAGGGGCGGTCCAAGATGAAGCGCGACGAGCTGGCGTCGGCGGTGAAGCGGGCGAGTCGCAAGGCGTCCTGA
- a CDS encoding type 1 glutamine amidotransferase domain-containing protein, protein MSEQLRGRTVAVLATDGVEQVELTEPIAAVKAAGGTTKLVSIKDGEIQAMNADVNEADTFAVDLTVDSATVDDFDALILPGGTTNPDKLRQNDRAVSLVQDFFEAGKPVAAICHGPWLLVEADVVRGRTLTSYPSVRTDIRNAGGTVVDKEVVIDGGLVTSRNPDDLPAFCEALVREFASAQM, encoded by the coding sequence ATGTCCGAGCAGTTGCGCGGCCGCACGGTCGCTGTTCTCGCCACCGACGGCGTCGAGCAGGTGGAACTGACCGAGCCGATCGCCGCGGTGAAGGCCGCGGGCGGCACCACCAAGCTGGTGTCGATCAAGGACGGCGAGATCCAGGCGATGAACGCGGACGTCAACGAGGCCGACACGTTCGCGGTCGACCTGACCGTGGACTCGGCCACTGTGGACGACTTCGACGCGCTGATCCTGCCCGGCGGCACCACCAACCCGGACAAGCTGCGGCAGAACGACCGGGCGGTGTCCCTGGTGCAGGACTTCTTCGAGGCGGGCAAGCCGGTCGCGGCGATCTGCCACGGCCCGTGGCTGCTGGTGGAGGCCGACGTGGTGCGCGGCCGGACGCTGACCTCGTACCCGAGCGTGCGCACGGACATCCGCAACGCCGGCGGCACGGTGGTGGACAAGGAGGTCGTCATCGACGGCGGCCTGGTCACCAGCCGCAACCCGGACGACCTGCCGGCGTTCTGCGAGGCACTGGTGCGGGAATTCGCGTCGGCCCAGATGTGA
- a CDS encoding DUF4383 domain-containing protein gives MSETRVRRRVDVGRAILVAEGILLLLLGLAALMTGNGTVVGFQVNQPHGIALAVTGFVALVVAATRRLVLPFAVLQFLVYGAAYLYGSNIQGQHTGDMWQFNQADSWLHLGLAVVALVIGFAVAAARGARQRHAK, from the coding sequence ATGAGCGAGACGAGAGTGCGCCGGCGGGTCGACGTGGGTCGGGCGATCCTCGTCGCCGAGGGGATCCTGCTGCTCCTGCTCGGCCTCGCGGCCCTGATGACCGGCAACGGCACGGTGGTGGGGTTCCAGGTGAACCAGCCCCACGGCATCGCGCTGGCCGTGACCGGTTTCGTCGCGCTGGTCGTGGCGGCGACGCGCCGGCTGGTGCTGCCGTTCGCCGTGCTGCAGTTCCTGGTCTACGGCGCCGCGTACCTGTACGGATCGAACATCCAGGGGCAGCACACCGGCGACATGTGGCAGTTCAACCAGGCGGACTCCTGGCTGCACCTCGGGTTGGCCGTCGTCGCGCTGGTCATCGGGTTCGCGGTGGCCGCGGCGCGCGGGGCCCGCCAGCGCCACGCCAAGTGA
- a CDS encoding transketolase: MVDNNFRRELGQQLRVDSVRAAWHAGSGHPTSSMSAADLMAVLLDGHLRLDYDNPHAPHNDHLIFSKGHASPLYYSMLKAAGAIDDAEFATYRQFGSRLEGHPTPRIPPTDVATGSLGQGLPVGVGIALAGKRLDRLPYRVWVLCGDSEMAEGSMWEAFEHAAHYGLDNLTAIVDVNRLGQTTETMLGWDVETYAARARAFGWHAITLDGHDVDAIDAAYAAAESTTDRPTVLFAKTKKGKGVKAVEDLPGKHGKPLDDPEAAIAELGGVRDLSVSVAKPDTSPSVHEFSVDGGSLPVWETGDHVATRLAYGQALAALGSMRGDVVALDGEVSNSTHSEEFAHAHPDRYLEMYIAEQQMIAAAVGVQARGWVPFASTFAAFFSRAYDFIRMAAISSADLRLSGSHAGVSIGADGPSQMALEDMASLRAVHGSAVLHPSDANQTAKLVGEMASRKGITYLRTLRGKTLVRTTPDEDVHIGGSRTVRSSSDDRVTLVGCGVTVDEADKAAELLAAEGIQARVIDCYSVKPIDASVLTTAAGDTHALVVAEDHWPEGGLGDAVLEALAGFEEPVVVRKLAVRDMPTSGTPEELLRAAGIDAEGIAAAAREMLASRRAAVG, translated from the coding sequence ATGGTTGACAACAACTTCCGGCGCGAGCTGGGCCAGCAGCTGCGGGTCGACTCCGTGCGCGCGGCCTGGCACGCCGGGTCCGGGCACCCGACGTCGTCGATGTCGGCCGCCGACCTGATGGCCGTGCTGCTTGACGGGCACCTGCGGCTGGACTACGACAACCCGCACGCGCCGCACAACGACCACCTGATCTTCTCCAAGGGGCACGCGTCGCCGCTGTACTACAGCATGCTCAAGGCGGCGGGTGCGATCGACGACGCGGAATTCGCCACGTACCGGCAGTTCGGCAGCCGTCTCGAGGGCCACCCGACGCCGCGGATCCCGCCGACCGACGTCGCCACCGGCTCCCTCGGGCAGGGCCTGCCGGTCGGCGTCGGCATCGCCCTGGCCGGGAAACGGCTGGATCGGCTGCCGTACCGGGTGTGGGTGCTGTGCGGCGACTCGGAGATGGCCGAGGGATCCATGTGGGAGGCGTTCGAGCACGCCGCCCACTACGGATTGGACAACCTGACCGCGATCGTCGACGTGAACCGGCTCGGGCAGACCACCGAGACCATGCTGGGCTGGGACGTCGAGACGTACGCCGCGCGGGCGCGGGCCTTCGGCTGGCACGCCATCACCCTGGACGGGCACGACGTCGACGCCATCGACGCCGCCTACGCCGCGGCCGAGTCGACCACCGACCGGCCGACGGTGCTGTTCGCGAAGACCAAGAAGGGCAAGGGCGTCAAGGCCGTCGAGGACCTTCCCGGCAAGCACGGCAAGCCGTTGGACGACCCCGAGGCCGCCATCGCCGAGCTCGGCGGGGTTCGCGACCTCAGCGTTTCCGTGGCCAAGCCGGACACTTCGCCTTCCGTGCACGAGTTCTCCGTCGACGGCGGCTCGCTTCCCGTGTGGGAGACCGGGGATCACGTCGCCACCCGGCTCGCCTACGGCCAGGCGCTGGCCGCCCTCGGCTCGATGCGCGGCGACGTGGTCGCCTTGGACGGCGAGGTGTCGAATTCCACGCACAGCGAGGAGTTCGCTCACGCCCATCCCGACCGCTACCTGGAGATGTACATCGCCGAGCAGCAGATGATCGCCGCCGCGGTCGGCGTGCAGGCCCGCGGCTGGGTTCCCTTCGCCTCCACCTTCGCGGCGTTCTTCTCCCGGGCCTACGACTTCATCCGCATGGCCGCGATTTCCTCCGCCGACCTGCGGCTGTCCGGTTCCCACGCCGGCGTCTCCATCGGCGCCGACGGCCCGTCCCAGATGGCGTTGGAGGACATGGCGTCGCTGCGGGCCGTCCACGGCAGCGCCGTGCTGCATCCTTCCGACGCCAACCAGACCGCGAAGCTGGTCGGTGAGATGGCTTCCCGCAAGGGCATCACCTACCTGCGTACCCTGCGCGGCAAGACCCTCGTCCGCACCACTCCCGACGAGGACGTCCACATCGGCGGTAGCCGTACTGTACGGTCCAGTTCAGACGATCGGGTGACCCTGGTCGGCTGCGGCGTCACCGTGGACGAAGCCGACAAGGCCGCCGAACTCCTGGCCGCCGAGGGCATCCAGGCCCGGGTGATCGACTGCTACTCCGTGAAGCCCATCGACGCCAGCGTGTTGACTACCGCCGCCGGCGACACGCACGCCCTGGTCGTCGCCGAGGACCACTGGCCCGAGGGCGGTCTGGGTGATGCTGTGCTGGAGGCGTTGGCCGGCTTCGAGGAGCCCGTCGTCGTGCGGAAGCTCGCTGTGCGGGACATGCCCACGTCGGGAACGCCGGAGGAGCTGCTCCGGGCCGCCGGCATCGACGCCGAGGGCATCGCCGCAGCAGCCCGCGAGATGCTGGCTTCGCGACGGGCCGCTGTGGGTTAG
- a CDS encoding HNH endonuclease signature motif containing protein produces the protein MEELTRKMENRPPSGDLFDLIMGVDWARMDTDQLVTVSILARKLKSACEWVELAALRRTEDPTELAMALTEPEQTVARRKEASEVLETLPRLAEQLRRGELDFRRLDAVRERVRHLSPDLVAEVEDALVEVAAGLNRTQLCRKTTALVAQADPDGYEQRCHKATKDRRVEFSPLPDGMAKLTWILPATDAHLVFQQLCKDARSLPTDDRTTDQKRSDALLDRLRGTKRDWNVRTFVTVSMETLLGLTNNPGHLAGYGPIAADTARELAMHGPWRGILLDEYRHATAITTDTYRPTTLMKEFAHVSAGGTCTAPGCASPIQEYDHITPWPNGNTEPTNLQGLCRWHHHRKHDNYTVTRDPDGTSHWTTPTGRHYTTRPFEY, from the coding sequence ATGGAAGAACTCACCCGTAAAATGGAGAACAGGCCACCCAGCGGGGACCTGTTCGACCTGATCATGGGTGTGGACTGGGCCAGAATGGACACCGACCAGTTGGTGACGGTGTCCATTCTCGCCCGCAAACTGAAGTCCGCCTGCGAATGGGTCGAACTGGCCGCGCTGCGCCGGACCGAGGACCCCACCGAGCTCGCCATGGCCCTCACCGAACCGGAGCAAACCGTGGCCCGGCGCAAGGAAGCCAGCGAAGTCCTGGAGACGCTACCCCGGCTGGCCGAGCAGTTGCGGCGCGGCGAGTTGGACTTCCGCCGGCTCGACGCGGTGCGGGAGCGGGTCCGGCACCTGTCCCCCGACCTGGTGGCCGAGGTTGAGGATGCACTGGTCGAGGTCGCTGCTGGGTTGAACCGGACCCAGCTGTGCCGCAAGACCACCGCCCTGGTCGCCCAGGCCGACCCCGACGGCTACGAGCAGCGCTGCCACAAAGCCACCAAAGACCGCCGAGTCGAGTTCTCCCCCTTGCCCGACGGCATGGCCAAACTGACCTGGATCCTGCCCGCCACCGACGCCCACCTCGTGTTCCAACAACTCTGCAAAGACGCCCGATCCCTCCCCACCGACGACCGCACCACCGACCAGAAACGCTCCGACGCCCTGCTGGACCGCCTCCGGGGGACCAAGCGCGACTGGAACGTCCGGACCTTCGTCACCGTCTCCATGGAAACGTTGCTGGGCCTGACCAACAACCCCGGCCACCTCGCCGGCTACGGCCCCATCGCAGCCGACACCGCCCGGGAGTTGGCCATGCACGGCCCCTGGCGCGGCATCCTCCTCGACGAGTACCGCCACGCCACCGCCATCACCACCGACACCTACCGCCCCACCACGTTGATGAAGGAATTCGCCCACGTGTCCGCCGGCGGCACCTGCACCGCCCCCGGTTGCGCCAGCCCCATCCAGGAATACGACCACATCACCCCCTGGCCGAACGGCAACACCGAACCCACCAACCTCCAAGGCCTCTGCCGGTGGCACCACCACCGCAAACACGACAACTACACCGTCACCCGCGACCCCGACGGCACCTCACACTGGACCACCCCCACCGGCCGCCACTACACCACCCGCCCCTTCGAATACTGA
- a CDS encoding IS701 family transposase — MFALVAGRFAQADSRHRARMYLLGLLSGAERKNSWTIAEQAGDLAPDGMQRLLNFYRWDADAVRDDLRDYVLDQITDPTGVVVADETGFLKKGTKSAGVQRQYSGTAGRIENCQLGVFLTYVSARGRALIDRELYLPASWTDDRERCAEAGIDEDVEFATKPVLAQHMLARLLEAGRDIDWFTADEAYGDNPGLRTWLEDNDIDYVMAVSCDQRFTTPKGAVRADALARSAPRKGWQRLSAGEGSKGRRLYDWLLLDPGADEHLLVVRRSISKPDELAYYICHTRRPVPLAELVRVAGSRWGVEETFQFAKNETGLDHYQVRKYQAWYRHVTLSMLAAAFLAVTASAERDRDAKGASQPATSV, encoded by the coding sequence ATGTTCGCGCTGGTCGCAGGCCGGTTCGCACAGGCAGACTCACGCCACCGGGCCAGGATGTACCTGCTGGGCTTGCTGTCGGGCGCCGAGCGCAAGAACTCCTGGACGATCGCCGAGCAGGCCGGTGACCTGGCCCCTGACGGCATGCAGCGCCTGCTGAACTTCTACCGCTGGGACGCCGACGCGGTCCGAGACGACCTGCGGGACTACGTGCTGGACCAGATCACTGATCCCACCGGGGTCGTGGTCGCCGACGAGACCGGATTCCTCAAGAAAGGCACCAAATCCGCCGGTGTCCAACGGCAGTACTCCGGCACCGCCGGTCGGATCGAGAACTGCCAACTCGGCGTGTTCTTGACCTACGTGTCGGCCCGGGGGCGGGCGTTGATCGACCGCGAGCTCTACCTGCCCGCGTCCTGGACCGACGACCGCGAGCGCTGCGCGGAGGCCGGGATCGACGAGGATGTGGAGTTCGCGACCAAGCCCGTGCTGGCCCAACACATGCTGGCTCGCCTGCTGGAGGCGGGAAGGGACATCGACTGGTTCACCGCGGACGAGGCATACGGCGACAATCCCGGCCTGCGAACCTGGCTAGAAGACAACGACATCGACTACGTCATGGCCGTTTCCTGCGATCAGCGCTTCACCACCCCGAAAGGCGCTGTGCGGGCGGATGCGTTGGCTCGCAGCGCACCGCGCAAGGGCTGGCAACGCCTGTCGGCCGGTGAGGGCAGCAAGGGGCGCCGGCTGTATGACTGGCTGCTGCTGGACCCGGGCGCGGACGAGCACCTTCTCGTGGTGCGCCGGTCGATCAGCAAGCCGGACGAGTTGGCGTACTACATCTGCCACACCCGCCGTCCCGTGCCGTTGGCAGAACTTGTCCGGGTCGCCGGCAGTCGTTGGGGTGTCGAGGAAACCTTCCAGTTCGCCAAGAACGAGACCGGCTTGGACCACTACCAGGTCCGCAAGTATCAGGCGTGGTACCGACATGTCACGCTGTCGATGCTGGCCGCCGCGTTCCTGGCCGTGACCGCGTCCGCTGAACGCGACCGCGACGCAAAGGGGGCGTCACAGCCGGCCACGAGTGTTTGA
- a CDS encoding serine/threonine-protein kinase: MGGDRLLAGRYRLGALVGRGAMAEVYRAYDMRLERPVAIKRFTAGGSVEGRRFEEEARLLAGLRHPGLVTVYEAGEDDGVRYLVMQLVNGPSLHAALERQMPTVDEVLALGRHLLPTLAYVHSRNVVHRDVKPSNILVDLDGEAFLADFGLAKLIDAAGLTRSGEIVGTAAFLAPEQVRGETATTAVDVYALGLVFLQCFTGRQEFPGTQTESALARLTRDPVIPDGLPPGVAELLAEMTSFDPWRRPTAEECARRWEELGIEVPAPRRSWGRAALAGVAGVLTIGLGLGVVLQEGPVTGPAPDSDSGPVRAAVPPPVTSTPAASTTPTTTADLATASRPTTSSKDPAPDPGEKDNGKHSAKGKPPGKHK, from the coding sequence ATGGGCGGTGATCGGTTGCTTGCCGGTCGTTACCGGTTGGGAGCGCTGGTCGGGCGCGGCGCGATGGCGGAGGTGTATCGCGCGTACGACATGCGGCTCGAACGGCCGGTGGCGATCAAGCGGTTCACCGCCGGCGGCTCCGTGGAGGGGCGACGGTTCGAGGAGGAGGCGCGGCTGCTGGCCGGGCTCCGGCATCCCGGCCTGGTCACCGTGTACGAGGCCGGCGAGGACGACGGAGTCCGCTACCTGGTGATGCAGCTGGTCAACGGCCCGAGCCTGCACGCGGCGCTGGAGCGGCAGATGCCGACCGTCGACGAAGTGCTGGCACTGGGCCGCCACCTGCTGCCGACCTTGGCGTACGTGCACAGCCGGAACGTGGTCCATCGGGACGTGAAGCCGTCCAACATCCTCGTCGACCTCGACGGCGAGGCGTTTCTCGCCGATTTCGGACTGGCCAAGCTGATCGACGCCGCCGGGCTGACCCGGTCGGGCGAGATCGTGGGGACGGCGGCGTTCCTGGCGCCGGAGCAGGTGCGGGGCGAGACGGCCACCACGGCGGTGGACGTGTATGCGCTGGGGCTGGTTTTCCTGCAGTGCTTCACCGGCCGGCAGGAGTTTCCCGGCACGCAGACCGAGTCGGCGCTGGCGCGGTTGACGCGTGACCCGGTGATCCCGGACGGGTTGCCGCCCGGGGTGGCCGAGTTGCTGGCGGAGATGACCAGTTTCGATCCCTGGCGGCGGCCCACTGCCGAGGAGTGTGCTCGGCGTTGGGAGGAACTCGGGATCGAGGTGCCCGCACCGCGAAGATCGTGGGGACGGGCGGCGCTGGCCGGAGTCGCGGGCGTGCTGACGATCGGGCTCGGGCTGGGGGTCGTGCTGCAGGAAGGCCCGGTCACCGGTCCAGCGCCGGACTCGGATTCGGGCCCGGTCCGGGCGGCCGTGCCGCCACCGGTGACGTCGACGCCGGCCGCTTCGACGACCCCGACCACAACGGCCGATCTGGCGACCGCGTCGAGGCCGACGACGTCATCGAAGGACCCGGCGCCGGACCCGGGGGAGAAGGACAACGGCAAGCACTCGGCGAAGGGCAAGCCGCCTGGCAAGCACAAGTGA